A region of Nostoc sp. 'Peltigera membranacea cyanobiont' N6 DNA encodes the following proteins:
- a CDS encoding addiction module protein, whose translation MYSTVDRASFPIPNCGKESLKIDISELSVSERIQLAEELWDSILTTPDEVPLNDEQKLELDRRLEMHRQNPNQGSTWQSVKQRLGLSE comes from the coding sequence ATGTACTCAACTGTTGATCGTGCATCGTTCCCAATTCCTAATTGTGGTAAAGAATCTTTAAAAATCGATATTTCCGAACTAAGTGTATCTGAACGTATACAGCTTGCCGAGGAATTATGGGATAGCATTCTTACTACACCGGATGAAGTTCCTCTCAACGATGAGCAAAAACTCGAATTAGATAGACGCTTGGAGATGCATCGCCAAAACCCAAACCAAGGTTCAACCTGGCAATCTGTCAAGCAAAGACTAGGTTTATCTGAATGA